A region from the Lolium perenne isolate Kyuss_39 chromosome 4, Kyuss_2.0, whole genome shotgun sequence genome encodes:
- the LOC127349327 gene encoding uncharacterized protein, protein MMPRILALLRLKKLFLLIRRQLMILILNPSSARKSPLFLPFSVLEEFILSCFLCCRFLINSDDEEEVPTVDVAPRTSTSHTVLASDTLVEGEESSPPQQNVVTTTPPASPLAPSPKRTRIETIVEPVPQLGSSSTLLLDDPMIKELLRIGSQFIGYREYASRAEEKLAEANKRADALAQKLEQSEAARKKAELVASEAKAEADEAKAKAASVEELQKRLEDAASALNEHKAAQASHEQGILKRLKSQSRRTHNQTNQDFDLENPVDDPLLDALSYLELHGSEIREGVANANACLSALFPYFFPKKEEPPTFLTLAKMFNSPEDLGLKMRQENMKIVIEESCCSGLRQPTDC, encoded by the exons atgatgccgaggattctggcacttctaaggctgaaaaagttgttccttctcatccgaaggcagcttatgatccttatattgaatccctcgtcagctcgtaagtcacctttatttctccctttttctgtactcgaggagtttatcttgtcttgctttttatgctgccgatttttgatcaacagtgatgacgaggaagaagtaccaactgttgacgtggctcctcggacaagcacgtcacatactgtacttgcctcagacacgctagttgaaggagaagaatcctcgcctcctcaacaaaacgtcgtcaccacaactccgccagcaagcccccttgctccttcaccaaaaaggacaaggattgaaacaattgTTGAACCTGttcctcaattgggcagctcgtcgactctgctcttagatgat cctatgatcaaagagcttctccgcatcggatcccaatttattgggtatcgtgagtatgctagcagagccgaag agaaacttgcagaggccaataaacgtgccgacgcacttgctcaaaaacttgagcagagtgaggcggctcgcaagaaagccgaacttgttgctagcgaagccaaagccgaggctgatgaagccaaagcaaaagctgctagtgtcgaggaactgcagaaaagacttgaggatgctgcatctgccttaaacgagcacaaagctgcacaagcttctcatgaacaggggatcctcaagcgcctgaaatcacaaagtcgacgcactcaca accaaacaaaccaagattttgatctggagaatcctgtcgatgaccctctccttgacgcactttcctatctggagcttcatgggtccgaaattcgtgaaggcgtggcaaatgctaatgcatgtttgtcggcgctgttcccctacttcttcccgaagaaagaggagcccccgactttccttacccttgccaagatgttcaattcaccagaagaccttggactgaagatgcgccaagaaaatatgaagattgtcATCGAAGAATCTTGTTGCTCTGGGTTGcgacagccaacagactgttga